In one window of Candidatus Binatus sp. DNA:
- a CDS encoding NAD(P)/FAD-dependent oxidoreductase: MAEAQERPKIEKPIGLAARPTRNQEFYDSVKQKFAEERDLRLNYRPEGTRQYISDLSGDLARYEIDPYGGEVKPRAPINDTVECLFIGGGFSALLTSARLREVGVESIRIVEKGADVGGTWYWNRYPGVACDVVAYDYLPLLDEMNYVPKDHYAKGPEIYAHCQAIARKYNLYELAVFQTTVTSTEWNEAEQMWHLTTDRGDHMKARFVICANGTLSKPKLAKIKGLEIFKGHSFHTSRWDYAYTKPDLSGLKDKVVGIIGTGATAVQAIPGLGAAAKELYVFQRTPSSIDIRDDWETDPEWAKSLPKGWQAKRRERAKMAPQMMMSPAQKAKLDAMSHDDKIRLQENANIEAMMKIHQRIDEIVKNKATADALKPWYMLMCKRPCFHNDYLPTFNRPNVHLVDTHGKGITEITEKGPVLEGKQYEEDVLIYATGFEVQKTGIYNQIKGIGGLELNDKYREGIRTLLGIHSEGYPNLFIMGGYQASFQFNLTDMLQAQGDYIATCIDYARRHGYQSMDATKEAEEWWVQEVIEHRGKTTRNQDCTPGYYNFEGEFQRRQDGNYNGGFFQYCNHLNEVKARMDEHFSFTRK; encoded by the coding sequence ATGGCAGAGGCGCAAGAGAGGCCCAAGATCGAGAAACCTATCGGACTCGCCGCAAGACCCACGCGGAACCAGGAGTTCTACGATAGCGTCAAGCAGAAGTTCGCCGAGGAACGCGATCTCCGGCTGAACTACCGCCCGGAAGGCACCAGGCAATACATATCCGACCTTAGCGGCGACCTGGCCAGATACGAAATCGATCCGTATGGCGGCGAAGTCAAGCCGCGCGCGCCGATCAACGACACCGTCGAATGCCTGTTCATCGGTGGCGGGTTCTCGGCACTGCTTACTTCCGCGCGATTGCGCGAGGTTGGCGTCGAGAGCATCCGGATCGTCGAGAAAGGCGCCGATGTTGGCGGTACCTGGTATTGGAACCGTTATCCGGGGGTCGCGTGCGACGTCGTCGCTTATGACTACCTGCCGCTTCTCGACGAGATGAACTACGTGCCTAAGGATCACTACGCGAAAGGTCCTGAGATCTACGCACACTGCCAGGCTATCGCGAGGAAGTACAACCTCTACGAGCTAGCCGTGTTTCAGACCACGGTTACTTCGACTGAGTGGAATGAAGCCGAGCAGATGTGGCACCTGACCACCGACCGGGGCGACCACATGAAGGCGCGGTTCGTGATCTGCGCCAATGGCACACTATCGAAGCCTAAGCTGGCGAAGATAAAAGGGCTCGAAATCTTCAAGGGCCATTCTTTTCACACATCGCGCTGGGACTATGCCTACACCAAGCCTGATTTGTCGGGCCTGAAAGACAAGGTAGTCGGGATAATCGGCACCGGAGCGACAGCCGTACAGGCTATCCCCGGACTAGGTGCGGCGGCGAAGGAGCTATATGTCTTTCAGCGCACACCTTCTTCAATCGATATTCGCGATGACTGGGAGACCGATCCCGAATGGGCGAAGAGCTTGCCGAAAGGATGGCAGGCGAAGCGGCGCGAACGGGCAAAGATGGCGCCCCAGATGATGATGAGTCCCGCGCAGAAAGCCAAGCTCGACGCGATGTCGCACGATGATAAGATTCGATTGCAGGAGAACGCCAACATCGAAGCGATGATGAAAATCCATCAGCGCATCGATGAAATTGTGAAGAACAAGGCCACCGCGGACGCGCTTAAGCCGTGGTACATGCTGATGTGCAAGCGGCCGTGCTTTCACAACGATTATCTGCCTACCTTCAACCGGCCGAATGTCCATCTGGTGGACACGCACGGTAAGGGCATCACGGAGATAACCGAGAAAGGCCCGGTGTTGGAAGGCAAGCAGTACGAAGAGGACGTACTTATCTATGCTACTGGCTTCGAGGTGCAGAAGACCGGCATCTATAACCAGATCAAGGGCATAGGCGGCCTCGAGCTGAATGATAAGTACCGCGAGGGCATCCGCACGCTGTTAGGGATCCATTCGGAGGGCTATCCCAACCTGTTCATCATGGGCGGCTACCAGGCGTCCTTCCAGTTCAACCTGACTGACATGCTGCAAGCTCAAGGCGATTACATAGCTACCTGTATCGATTACGCCCGCCGCCATGGCTATCAATCCATGGATGCGACCAAAGAAGCCGAGGAGTGGTGGGTGCAGGAAGTAATCGAGCATCGCGGCAAGACCACTCGCAACCAGGATTGCACGCCGGGCTACTATAACTTCGAGGGCGAGTTCCAGCGCCGCCAGGATGGCAACTATAACGGCGGCTTCTTCCAGTACTGCAACCACCTGAACGAGGTGAAAGCGCGGATGGACGAGCACTTCTCGTTCACCAGGAAATAG
- a CDS encoding S1C family serine protease produces MRSSLRLISDAGATNSGRPYPPDSSDDRLFDAYSRAVIGAAESVSPAVVNIEVGRPSAWRSAASQHPDSPAGSGSGFIVAPDGYIITNSHVVHGASRISVTLSDGRKSQAELIGDDPHTDLAVIRIVGSDLSAVSLGDSQAIRVGQLAIAIGNPYGFQCTVTAGVVSALGRSLRTASGRLVDNVIQTDAALNPGNSGGPLVNSRGEIIGVNTAIILSAQGICFAIAINTAKLVAGHLIKDGKISRGYIGIAGHNVELPRRFVRFYRLPADTAVRVAAVETDSPAALAGIKEADLVIRLGDTTIAGIDDLQRYLTMSQVGIRTPVALIRGTERLTLELVPVEAAAKSRA; encoded by the coding sequence ATGCGTTCCTCATTGAGATTGATTTCGGACGCCGGCGCCACCAATTCCGGCCGTCCGTATCCGCCTGATTCGTCCGACGACCGATTGTTCGACGCGTATTCGCGCGCCGTCATCGGCGCCGCCGAATCGGTCAGCCCGGCAGTCGTGAATATCGAGGTTGGCCGGCCTTCCGCGTGGCGATCGGCCGCCTCGCAGCATCCGGATTCGCCCGCCGGCAGTGGCTCGGGCTTCATCGTGGCGCCAGACGGGTACATCATCACCAACAGCCACGTCGTTCATGGCGCCTCGCGAATCTCCGTCACGCTTTCCGACGGGCGCAAATCGCAGGCGGAACTGATTGGCGACGATCCCCACACCGACCTTGCCGTGATTCGAATCGTCGGGTCCGATCTGTCGGCCGTGTCGCTCGGCGATTCGCAGGCGATTCGCGTGGGTCAATTGGCGATCGCGATCGGAAATCCTTACGGCTTCCAATGCACCGTCACGGCCGGCGTCGTTAGCGCCCTCGGACGCTCGCTCCGCACGGCGTCGGGTCGGCTGGTGGATAACGTCATCCAGACCGACGCCGCGCTGAATCCCGGCAACTCCGGCGGACCGCTGGTCAATTCGCGCGGCGAGATTATCGGCGTGAACACGGCGATCATCCTGTCCGCGCAGGGAATCTGCTTCGCAATCGCGATCAACACCGCCAAGCTGGTCGCGGGCCATCTGATCAAGGACGGCAAGATCAGCCGCGGCTATATCGGAATCGCCGGCCACAATGTCGAATTGCCGCGCCGCTTCGTGCGCTTCTATCGATTACCCGCCGACACCGCGGTGCGTGTCGCCGCGGTGGAGACGGACAGTCCGGCTGCGCTCGCCGGCATCAAGGAAGCCGACCTCGTGATTCGGCTCGGTGACACGACAATCGCCGGCATCGACGATTTGCAGCGCTACCTCACGATGAGCCAGGTCGGGATTCGCACGCCGGTCGCATTGATTCGCGGCACGGAGCGTCTGACGCTCGAACTGGTTCCGGTCGAAGCGGCCGCCAAATCGCGCGCCTGA
- a CDS encoding LamG domain-containing protein: PLNQWSHVAGVFTGSVLQLYANGVLVGQVTLPAGKSRSSRIGVGRNAAGASYGGAGGFNFFSGLIDDVRITARALSPAEFGPINPLSQKPALPQ; encoded by the coding sequence CCGCTGAATCAGTGGTCGCACGTCGCAGGTGTCTTTACCGGAAGCGTGCTGCAACTCTATGCGAACGGCGTCCTGGTTGGACAGGTCACGCTACCAGCCGGCAAATCCAGATCCAGCCGCATCGGCGTCGGACGGAACGCAGCCGGAGCATCGTACGGCGGCGCTGGCGGATTCAACTTCTTTTCGGGCTTGATCGACGACGTCCGAATCACGGCGCGCGCGCTCTCGCCTGCGGAGTTCGGACCGATTAATCCGCTCTCACAGAAACCTGCCCTGCCGCAGTAG
- a CDS encoding LLM class F420-dependent oxidoreductase — protein MDIGIMIAATAESGDIAEIAREVENLGYESFFIPEHPVIPVGFKTPLPGGGGGTLPEHYGRWMDPFVALSVAAAVTRRVKLGTGICLLPEREPIITAKTIATLDILSGGRVILGVGAGWLREETEAMGARFETRWKRLRETVEAMRVLWTQSEPSYQGELVKFPALRCDPKPVQKPGPPILLGGRGPKVLERVVRTYDGWVPLAGRPSSFKRDIDALKQVAVERGRNPDTIHVSGFVGPPEDGISLEDLKLYKDAGAHRLVLFSQGDAIKMAAGKTLEIVRRLAPTVERAARIK, from the coding sequence ATGGACATAGGAATAATGATCGCGGCGACCGCAGAATCGGGAGACATCGCGGAAATCGCGCGCGAAGTCGAAAACCTCGGCTACGAGTCCTTCTTCATCCCCGAGCATCCAGTGATTCCGGTCGGCTTCAAGACGCCGCTGCCCGGCGGCGGCGGAGGCACGCTGCCCGAGCATTACGGGCGCTGGATGGATCCGTTCGTTGCGCTCAGTGTCGCCGCCGCGGTTACCCGGCGCGTCAAGCTCGGCACTGGAATCTGCCTGCTGCCGGAGCGCGAACCGATCATCACCGCGAAGACGATCGCCACGCTCGACATCCTGTCGGGTGGCCGCGTGATCCTGGGCGTCGGCGCGGGATGGTTGCGCGAAGAGACCGAGGCGATGGGCGCGCGGTTTGAAACGCGCTGGAAGCGGCTCCGCGAGACGGTCGAGGCGATGCGCGTGCTATGGACCCAGTCGGAGCCCAGCTATCAGGGCGAGTTGGTGAAGTTTCCGGCGCTACGATGCGATCCCAAGCCGGTTCAGAAGCCGGGGCCGCCGATTTTGCTTGGCGGGCGCGGACCCAAGGTGCTCGAACGGGTGGTGCGCACTTACGATGGATGGGTGCCGCTTGCGGGCCGGCCGTCGAGCTTCAAGCGCGATATCGATGCGCTCAAGCAGGTCGCCGTCGAGCGCGGCCGCAATCCCGATACGATCCACGTCAGCGGATTTGTCGGCCCGCCGGAGGACGGAATATCGCTCGAGGATCTGAAGTTGTACAAGGATGCGGGTGCGCATCGGCTGGTGCTGTTTTCGCAGGGCGACGCGATCAAAATGGCAGCCGGCAAGACGCTCGAGATCGTGCGCCGGCTGGCGCCGACGGTCGAGCGCGCCGCCAGGATCAAATAG